A DNA window from Deinococcus multiflagellatus contains the following coding sequences:
- a CDS encoding permease prefix domain 1-containing protein encodes MTAPAHTCAPALDAYLRRATWGLPEQRRQELWDELEEHVLTRTDHLLLSGLSPQDALTQALRELGPPSRVTLGMAKVYSMPKLFLAATTAALGLSATLYALAGGREMTFTLPVLTQQPVKPSCVRGTVPTSTGLTIVSQQGGVTCYTFNDANAYKGVFLSGTDLQQAINAQGGKATLQGARLSIDLPGLTTDGGDLNALFTKDGTPYYAAATVVGTLRTPLPMTLKDFKAPQVQIGNLKLQLGQPGTNVGRAFYNPLALHLVSRLLSQDDATPLRTVSGGWFAAAPGETPQGPAHVVQTDLPKGEVVMLVTKRAGNAFMADTAEVQAGGSVRLQSEAKNIRFVNDPAQLGPYASGGQINALLVQISNTPLNELPSAIFLPKQATSSAR; translated from the coding sequence GTGACCGCCCCGGCACATACGTGCGCCCCGGCCCTGGACGCCTACCTGCGCCGCGCCACCTGGGGCCTGCCGGAACAGCGCCGCCAGGAACTGTGGGACGAACTGGAAGAGCACGTCCTGACCCGCACCGACCACCTGCTGCTTTCTGGCCTTTCTCCTCAAGACGCCCTGACCCAGGCCCTGCGCGAACTGGGCCCCCCCAGCCGCGTGACCCTGGGCATGGCCAAGGTGTATTCCATGCCTAAACTCTTTCTTGCCGCCACCACCGCCGCCCTGGGCCTGAGCGCCACACTGTACGCCCTGGCGGGTGGGCGCGAAATGACCTTTACGCTGCCCGTTCTGACCCAGCAGCCGGTGAAACCCTCCTGTGTTCGGGGGACGGTCCCCACATCAACCGGCCTCACCATCGTCAGCCAACAGGGTGGGGTGACGTGCTACACCTTCAATGACGCCAACGCCTACAAAGGCGTGTTTCTGAGCGGCACTGACCTGCAGCAAGCCATCAACGCTCAGGGTGGCAAGGCGACCTTGCAAGGTGCGCGCCTGTCCATTGACCTGCCTGGCCTCACCACAGACGGCGGCGATCTCAATGCCTTGTTCACCAAGGACGGCACACCTTACTACGCCGCGGCCACCGTCGTTGGAACCCTCAGGACGCCTCTGCCAATGACGCTCAAAGACTTCAAAGCGCCGCAGGTTCAGATTGGCAATCTCAAGCTGCAACTGGGACAGCCGGGCACCAACGTGGGCCGGGCCTTTTACAATCCGCTGGCGCTTCACCTCGTCAGCCGGTTGCTTTCTCAGGACGACGCCACACCCCTCAGGACAGTTTCAGGTGGGTGGTTCGCGGCGGCACCAGGGGAAACGCCGCAGGGGCCTGCCCACGTTGTTCAAACCGACCTTCCCAAAGGCGAAGTCGTGATGCTCGTAACCAAGCGGGCCGGAAACGCTTTCATGGCCGACACCGCCGAGGTTCAGGCCGGGGGAAGCGTCAGACTACAAAGCGAAGCTAAAAACATACGGTTTGTGAATGATCCGGCGCAGTTGGGTCCTTACGCGAGCGGCGGTCAGATTAATGCCCTGCTGGTGCAGATCAGCAATACGCCGCTGAACGAGCTGCCCTCGGCCATCTTTCTGCCCAAGCAGGCGACCAGCAGCGCCCGCTAA
- a CDS encoding PadR family transcriptional regulator, protein MNPDLLRGNLDLILLTLLEPQPLYGFAIIQAARERTQGYFDFKEGSLYPALHRLEAEGLLAAQPGEVGRNGKPRKYYAVTDQGRQVLQAKRQEFSAFTDAVARLGRSGT, encoded by the coding sequence ATGAACCCCGATCTGCTGCGCGGCAACCTCGACCTGATTCTGCTGACCCTGCTGGAGCCCCAGCCTCTGTACGGCTTTGCCATTATCCAGGCGGCCCGGGAGCGCACGCAGGGATACTTTGATTTCAAGGAAGGAAGCCTCTACCCGGCCCTGCACCGCCTGGAGGCCGAGGGGCTGCTGGCGGCGCAGCCCGGCGAGGTGGGCCGCAACGGCAAACCGCGCAAATATTACGCGGTCACCGATCAGGGGCGGCAGGTGCTGCAGGCCAAACGCCAGGAATTCAGCGCCTTTACCGACGCGGTGGCCCGCCTGGGCCGGAGCGGTACGTGA
- a CDS encoding NAD(P)/FAD-dependent oxidoreductase — protein MKTLILGAGYAGLAVATKLKPTPGLEALMVEQNAYHTFETRLHEAAAHNTRVTLPLTPLLRGTGVALEQAQVDHVNLDDREVKLKDGRVLTYDALVVALGSVTNFYRIPGLAENAAELKQLSDADEIFNFVNRAFSSDYQGNRDIVVGGAGLTGVELVTELAQRAQLLSKERGLPPFNIYLVEAGPKILPILDEGLRAKAQKTLEEYGIHILVGHRLMQATADTVTVQTASGEQKIIEAGKIIWTGGIQARDIVSGSKLEKGPGGRIAVDDKLRAKGYPEVFVIGDMGLALNQDGKPVPTTAQHAGQQGRLTGKNILRMVRGEELEPYEPTTLGEFVSLGGLMAVGWMKLPWNQKLAITGGIAHVMKRASEWRWRASID, from the coding sequence ATGAAGACCCTCATCCTCGGTGCTGGTTACGCCGGCCTGGCTGTCGCCACCAAACTGAAGCCCACCCCTGGCCTGGAAGCCCTGATGGTGGAGCAAAATGCCTACCACACCTTCGAGACCCGCTTGCACGAAGCGGCGGCCCACAACACCCGCGTGACCCTGCCGCTGACGCCCCTGCTGCGCGGCACTGGCGTGGCGCTGGAGCAGGCCCAGGTGGACCACGTGAACCTCGACGACCGCGAGGTCAAGCTGAAAGACGGCCGCGTGCTCACCTACGACGCCCTGGTGGTGGCGCTGGGTTCGGTCACGAACTTCTACCGCATTCCGGGCCTGGCGGAAAACGCCGCCGAGCTCAAGCAGCTCAGCGACGCCGACGAGATCTTTAACTTCGTCAACCGCGCGTTTTCCAGCGACTACCAGGGCAACCGCGACATCGTGGTGGGCGGCGCTGGCCTGACCGGCGTGGAACTGGTGACCGAACTGGCCCAGCGCGCCCAGCTGCTCAGCAAGGAGCGCGGCCTGCCGCCCTTCAACATCTACCTCGTGGAAGCCGGGCCCAAGATTCTGCCCATTCTGGACGAAGGCCTGCGCGCCAAGGCGCAGAAGACGCTGGAGGAGTACGGCATTCACATCCTGGTGGGCCACCGCCTGATGCAGGCCACCGCCGACACCGTAACCGTGCAGACCGCCAGCGGCGAGCAGAAGATCATCGAGGCCGGCAAGATCATCTGGACCGGCGGAATTCAGGCGCGCGACATCGTGAGTGGCAGCAAGCTGGAAAAAGGCCCCGGTGGCCGCATCGCCGTGGACGACAAGTTGCGCGCCAAGGGCTACCCCGAGGTGTTCGTGATTGGCGACATGGGCCTCGCGCTGAACCAGGACGGCAAGCCGGTGCCCACCACCGCCCAGCACGCCGGGCAGCAGGGCCGCCTGACGGGCAAGAACATCCTGCGCATGGTGCGCGGCGAGGAGCTGGAACCCTACGAGCCCACCACCCTGGGCGAGTTCGTGAGCCTGGGCGGCCTGATGGCCGTGGGCTGGATGAAGCTGCCCTGGAACCAGAAGCTGGCCATCACGGGCGGTATTGCCCACGTCATGAAGCGGGCCAGCGAGTGGCGCTGGCGCGCCAGCATTGACTGA
- a CDS encoding MliC family protein — MKSLLALTALSLLTPALAATPPVQVTYRVLHYTCDGGKNLSVSYVNFGDQPMFAVLDWNGARYGLAQALSASGARYASLNGPAGARGGLQWWEHQGQATLSTFTGNSTVNTKTLLTGCKTPR, encoded by the coding sequence ATGAAGTCTTTGCTGGCCCTCACTGCCCTCAGCCTGCTGACCCCTGCCCTGGCCGCCACGCCGCCCGTGCAGGTGACCTACCGCGTGCTGCACTACACCTGCGACGGCGGCAAGAACCTCAGCGTGTCGTATGTGAACTTTGGCGATCAGCCCATGTTCGCCGTGCTGGACTGGAATGGCGCGCGCTACGGCTTGGCGCAGGCCCTCAGCGCCAGCGGGGCGCGCTACGCCAGCTTAAATGGTCCGGCCGGGGCGCGCGGCGGTTTGCAGTGGTGGGAGCACCAGGGCCAGGCCACCCTCAGCACCTTTACCGGCAACAGCACCGTCAATACCAAGACCCTGCTGACCGGCTGCAAGACCCCGCGCTAG
- a CDS encoding DEAD/DEAH box helicase yields the protein MTVAAPNLAKLLPAAPPGNLLLLPQVARAALFAAFPGPTVLLTTPDRLGSYAAAGVLGAPVTVNPGLRDWDARHDHVVLDVNTALDLFPSRPEDHALTLKVGSSYPRESLLDRLERLGYERGEEPGFEIKGDTLELRLAAGSGLPAEAEEGLWVRAEFFGDELDTLRLMKRGELTGEKAQSFTLEPTADYLTEVKWDATRLELLPGRVFLDSPEFYASALGVLTDTLWPKLAGREVTSFGRSPLDLPDLDTGLLTLPFYRARLKDLERDVDEWRAAGYRVLILVRHDRTASYLADKLLNTHEIPWLKIARVAEGGLGFLRAGGEGGFVIPEHKTVVLTEDLIYGFQGGSALRGKRLSGKPVTDALGLHVGDYLIHPEHGIGQFEGLETRKVLGVTRDYLNLAYRGGARLSVPIEQLPVLRRHPGTTDDPPTLSSFDKKDWARAKEKARKNAEEVAAKLLVQYAARQVTPGNAFPPQPEWDEQVEANFKFELTADQKTALKETMRDLEKPNPADRLISGDVGFGKTEVALRAAHRVVGHGKQVAVLVPTTLLAEQHTSTFVERFKGLPVRVEGLSRFTTPQQARSILADTAQGKVDILIGTHRLLSGDVQFRDLGLIIVDEEHRFGVGQKEKLRALRGLPETTRDGKIEIPEDVKAVDTLALSATPIPRTLYMSMVGLRDMSSIQTPPKGRKPIQTVLAPFDPITVRDAILSEIERGGKVFYIHDRIASIGARSLYLRNLVPEARIGVAHGRMNEEELEEIMLGFEQGAFDVLLATTIVETGLDIPEANTILIERSDRLGLAQLYQLRGRVGRRAQTAYAYLFYPPRMTENAQRRLWAIADLQDLGSGHLLAEKDMEIRGVGNILGEEQHGHVQAVSIDVYTELLAEAVAKLKGEKMEAPVNIAIDLPIDARLSPEYFDGDEEARIATYGRLSESRTLQAISRVERDLRKKYGPPSPEVQNFIDLAKLRLTAAAKRVLTIGETMTHLQVTFAYKSLDYDAPGLRRYPHKTEVQTFPPSVKLEKRGIKPDDYARTLIDLLGYFG from the coding sequence GTGACTGTCGCTGCACCCAATCTGGCCAAACTGCTGCCCGCCGCCCCGCCTGGAAACTTGCTGCTGTTGCCGCAGGTGGCCCGCGCGGCGCTGTTCGCGGCGTTTCCGGGCCCGACGGTGCTGCTGACCACCCCCGACCGCCTGGGCAGCTACGCTGCGGCAGGCGTGCTGGGCGCCCCGGTCACCGTGAACCCCGGCCTGCGCGACTGGGACGCCCGCCACGACCATGTGGTGCTGGACGTGAACACGGCGCTGGACCTGTTTCCCTCGCGCCCCGAGGACCACGCCCTGACCCTGAAAGTGGGCAGCAGCTACCCGCGCGAAAGCCTGCTGGACCGCCTGGAGCGCCTGGGCTACGAACGCGGCGAGGAACCCGGCTTTGAAATCAAGGGCGACACGCTGGAACTGCGTCTGGCCGCAGGCTCTGGCCTGCCCGCCGAGGCCGAGGAGGGCCTGTGGGTGCGCGCCGAATTCTTTGGCGACGAACTGGACACCCTGCGGCTGATGAAGCGCGGCGAACTGACCGGCGAAAAAGCCCAGAGCTTCACCCTGGAACCCACCGCCGATTACCTGACCGAAGTGAAGTGGGACGCCACCCGCCTGGAACTGCTGCCTGGTCGCGTGTTTCTGGACTCGCCGGAGTTCTACGCGTCCGCGCTGGGCGTGCTGACCGATACCCTGTGGCCGAAACTGGCCGGGCGCGAGGTCACCAGCTTTGGCCGCTCGCCGCTGGACCTGCCGGACCTCGACACGGGCCTGCTGACCCTGCCGTTCTACCGCGCCCGCCTGAAGGACCTGGAGCGCGACGTGGACGAGTGGCGTGCGGCGGGCTACCGCGTGCTCATTCTGGTGCGCCACGACCGCACCGCCTCCTACCTGGCTGACAAGCTGCTGAACACGCACGAGATTCCCTGGCTGAAGATTGCGCGCGTGGCCGAAGGCGGCCTGGGCTTCCTGCGCGCCGGGGGCGAGGGCGGCTTTGTGATCCCCGAGCACAAGACGGTGGTGCTCACCGAGGACCTCATTTACGGGTTCCAGGGCGGCAGCGCGCTGCGCGGCAAGCGCCTCAGCGGCAAACCAGTTACCGATGCGCTGGGCCTCCATGTGGGCGACTACCTGATTCACCCCGAACACGGCATTGGGCAGTTCGAGGGCCTGGAGACGCGCAAGGTGCTGGGCGTCACGCGCGATTACCTGAACCTCGCCTACCGGGGCGGCGCCCGCCTCAGTGTGCCCATTGAGCAGCTGCCCGTGCTGCGCCGCCACCCTGGCACCACCGACGACCCGCCCACCCTGAGTTCCTTTGACAAGAAAGACTGGGCCAGGGCCAAGGAAAAGGCCCGCAAGAACGCCGAGGAGGTGGCGGCCAAGCTGCTGGTGCAGTACGCCGCGCGGCAGGTCACGCCCGGCAACGCCTTCCCGCCGCAGCCCGAATGGGACGAGCAGGTGGAAGCGAACTTCAAGTTCGAGCTGACCGCTGACCAGAAAACCGCGCTGAAAGAGACCATGCGCGATCTGGAGAAGCCCAACCCCGCCGACCGCCTGATTTCCGGCGACGTGGGCTTCGGCAAGACCGAGGTGGCCCTGCGCGCCGCCCACCGCGTGGTGGGGCACGGCAAACAGGTGGCGGTGCTGGTGCCCACGACCCTGCTGGCCGAGCAGCACACCTCCACCTTCGTGGAGCGCTTTAAGGGCCTGCCGGTGCGGGTGGAGGGCCTGTCTCGCTTTACCACGCCCCAGCAGGCGCGGAGCATCCTGGCGGACACCGCCCAGGGCAAGGTGGACATCCTGATCGGCACCCACCGCCTGCTGAGCGGCGACGTGCAATTCCGCGACCTGGGCCTGATCATCGTGGACGAGGAACACCGCTTTGGCGTGGGCCAGAAGGAGAAACTGCGCGCCCTGCGCGGCCTGCCGGAAACCACCAGGGACGGCAAGATCGAGATTCCCGAGGACGTGAAGGCCGTGGACACCCTGGCCCTGTCCGCTACGCCCATTCCGCGCACCCTGTACATGAGCATGGTGGGCCTGCGCGACATGAGCTCTATCCAGACGCCGCCCAAGGGCCGCAAACCCATTCAGACGGTGCTGGCGCCCTTTGACCCGATTACGGTGCGCGACGCGATCCTCAGCGAGATTGAGCGCGGCGGCAAGGTCTTTTACATCCACGACCGCATTGCCAGCATTGGCGCGCGCAGCCTGTATCTGCGCAACCTCGTGCCCGAAGCGCGCATTGGCGTGGCGCACGGGCGCATGAACGAGGAAGAACTCGAAGAGATCATGCTGGGCTTTGAGCAGGGCGCTTTTGACGTGTTGCTGGCCACGACCATCGTGGAAACCGGCCTGGACATTCCTGAGGCCAACACGATTCTGATTGAGCGCAGTGACCGCCTGGGCCTGGCCCAGCTGTACCAGCTGCGTGGCCGGGTGGGCCGCCGCGCCCAGACCGCGTACGCCTACCTGTTCTACCCGCCCCGCATGACCGAAAATGCCCAGCGCCGCCTGTGGGCCATTGCCGACCTGCAAGACCTGGGCAGCGGCCACCTGCTGGCCGAAAAGGACATGGAAATTCGCGGGGTGGGCAACATTCTGGGCGAGGAGCAGCACGGGCACGTGCAGGCGGTGTCCATTGACGTGTACACCGAACTGCTGGCCGAAGCGGTGGCGAAACTGAAGGGCGAGAAGATGGAAGCCCCCGTCAACATTGCCATTGACCTGCCGATAGACGCCCGCCTGAGCCCCGAGTACTTCGACGGCGACGAGGAGGCGCGCATTGCCACCTACGGCCGCCTCAGCGAGAGCCGCACCCTCCAGGCCATTTCCCGCGTGGAGCGCGACCTGCGCAAGAAGTACGGCCCGCCCAGCCCCGAGGTGCAGAACTTTATTGACCTCGCCAAGTTGAGGCTAACGGCCGCCGCCAAGCGCGTGCTCACCATTGGCGAAACCATGACGCACCTGCAGGTCACGTTTGCTTACAAAAGCCTGGATTACGACGCGCCCGGCTTGAGGCGCTACCCGCACAAGACCGAGGTGCAGACCTTCCCGCCCAGCGTGAAGCTGGAAAAGCGGGGCATCAAGCCGGACGATTACGCGAGAACCTTGATTGACCTGCTGGGCTACTTTGGCTAA
- a CDS encoding DUF305 domain-containing protein, with protein sequence MRRRAAAGLLALLLGGGGLLLTQPRPAAPTTDSAEAQFVRHMIVHHEQALGLSAPMLRRSGDRSLRSVALDITLGQEEQLRQMRAWLAGWGFSPRPRPTPAQARGMGMASVDDIEALSSLPLPQAEVSFLRLMIRHHQGAIAMSRPLQNSPQPNVRRLARQVVATQQGEIATMQSLLRARGEVQNMAPAQAAPGHQH encoded by the coding sequence ATGAGGCGGCGCGCAGCGGCTGGCCTGCTGGCGCTGCTGCTGGGGGGCGGCGGCCTGCTGCTGACCCAGCCCCGACCCGCCGCGCCCACCACCGACAGCGCGGAAGCCCAGTTCGTGCGCCACATGATTGTCCACCACGAGCAGGCGCTGGGGCTGAGCGCGCCCATGCTGAGGCGTTCGGGGGACCGTTCGCTCCGCTCGGTGGCGCTGGATATCACGCTGGGGCAGGAAGAACAGCTGCGCCAGATGCGGGCGTGGCTGGCGGGCTGGGGCTTCTCCCCCCGGCCGCGCCCCACCCCAGCGCAGGCGCGCGGCATGGGCATGGCCTCGGTGGACGACATTGAGGCGCTGTCTTCCCTCCCGCTGCCCCAGGCCGAAGTCTCGTTCCTGCGGCTGATGATCCGCCACCACCAGGGCGCCATTGCCATGAGCCGGCCCCTCCAGAACAGCCCGCAGCCGAACGTGCGCCGACTGGCCCGGCAGGTGGTGGCCACGCAGCAGGGCGAGATCGCCACGATGCAGAGCCTGCTCCGGGCAAGGGGCGAGGTCCAGAACATGGCCCCAGCGCAGGCTGCACCGGGGCATCAGCACTGA
- the trhO gene encoding oxygen-dependent tRNA uridine(34) hydroxylase TrhO yields MSAVSAPPFIVAALYQFRTVPDPAALQERLLALGQEAGLCGTLIVAHEGLNGTVAGTRGGIDRLRAFLHAEGFDRLEDKESQATERPFKRFKVRLKAEIVTMGVPVEPTSQAGQYVAPQDWNALIAAPDVVVIDTRNRYEVKAGTFEGAVNPELDSFREFPAWLDAHAHELAGKRVAMFCTGGIRCEKSTSLLRARGYSDVFHLQGGILKYLEDVPEDQSRWLGECFVFDGRVTVGHGLKEGDTTMCHSCGWPLTPEERAHAQYEEGVSCQHCFDQTTATQKAAFRDRQRLYDAQAT; encoded by the coding sequence ATGTCTGCTGTGTCCGCCCCGCCCTTTATTGTTGCCGCCCTGTACCAGTTCCGCACCGTGCCCGACCCGGCCGCGCTGCAGGAGCGGCTGCTGGCGCTGGGCCAGGAAGCAGGGCTGTGCGGCACCCTGATCGTGGCCCACGAGGGCCTGAACGGCACGGTGGCGGGCACGCGGGGGGGTATTGACCGCCTGCGCGCCTTTTTGCACGCCGAGGGGTTTGACCGGCTGGAAGACAAGGAATCCCAGGCCACCGAGCGGCCCTTTAAGCGGTTCAAGGTGCGCCTGAAAGCGGAAATCGTAACGATGGGCGTGCCGGTGGAGCCCACCTCGCAGGCCGGGCAGTACGTGGCGCCCCAGGACTGGAACGCCCTGATTGCCGCGCCGGACGTGGTGGTGATTGACACCCGCAACCGCTACGAGGTGAAGGCCGGCACCTTTGAAGGGGCCGTGAACCCCGAGCTGGACTCTTTCCGTGAGTTCCCGGCGTGGCTGGACGCCCACGCGCACGAGCTGGCGGGCAAACGCGTGGCGATGTTCTGCACGGGCGGCATTCGCTGCGAGAAAAGCACCAGCCTGCTGCGGGCGCGCGGCTACAGCGACGTGTTTCACCTGCAGGGCGGCATCCTGAAATACCTGGAAGACGTGCCAGAGGACCAGAGCCGCTGGCTGGGCGAGTGCTTCGTGTTTGACGGCCGCGTGACGGTGGGCCACGGCCTGAAGGAAGGCGACACCACCATGTGCCATTCCTGCGGCTGGCCCCTGACCCCCGAGGAACGCGCACATGCCCAGTACGAGGAAGGCGTGAGTTGCCAGCACTGCTTTGACCAGACCACCGCCACCCAGAAAGCCGCCTTCCGCGACCGCCAGCGCCTGTACGACGCGCAGGCCACATGA
- a CDS encoding ABC-F family ATP-binding cassette domain-containing protein: MPTLLTASTLTLRYGERAVLDGVSLSVADGERLALLGRNGAGKTTLLRVLTGELVPEEGEVWQGEGLRLAVLAQHHIHPSGLTVRALLEAAHPYRDLETEALALEANLGDPETLAAWSALHARLQAADAYRWPARAARVLGMLDLTRFLGREAATLSGGEKTRLALALALASEPDLLLLDEPTNHLDIRMREWLEGYLRDFRGGVVLTSHDRDFLDAVATRSLWLEGGEGVGYPGGYSRARAQRELERRTQSRAARLGEQEAARLAGSVDTLDRWGRRSRALKTRAERVAVPEAPLPERQIRMRLLSGTARAPLVAWGQHLSKTYGERAVLQGAAFRLRQGDRVALMGANGTGKTTLMRLLSGELHPDPPTPDPLTGERGPEPLLRVANGVTVASLDQTWHGLTPGEGLHAQFERRFGRQANALLGRAGFGAADWPKRPEELSGGERARAGLALVSGLRADLLLLDEPTNHLDVEALQALEGAVQGYGGAVVIVTHDRRFAREVATRLWLIEDGTLREVGGWGSREYLDPAATLQGDPPPSPPPPTPRQRLPALEAQLSTIRAELDRPPGTLTGREEARLRAQAHALQQTLYGLYAQVWEAPQYDAQVREPPLTVRAQRFGEEGGMFWAAHNEGCAHLAWDGYTLRWNGEPPAWYGAALLGGTLRILFEHWNVGRVELGDDGLRLTRRAYFERLGLVPVRRL; this comes from the coding sequence GTGCCCACGCTGCTCACCGCGTCCACCCTCACCCTGCGCTACGGCGAACGGGCCGTGCTGGACGGCGTATCGCTGAGCGTGGCAGACGGCGAGCGGCTGGCCCTGCTGGGGCGCAACGGGGCCGGGAAAACCACGCTGCTGCGCGTGCTGACCGGCGAACTGGTGCCCGAAGAAGGCGAGGTGTGGCAGGGGGAAGGGCTGCGGCTGGCGGTGCTGGCCCAGCACCATATCCACCCCAGCGGCCTGACCGTGCGGGCGCTGCTGGAGGCCGCGCACCCGTACCGCGACCTGGAAACCGAAGCCCTGGCCCTGGAAGCGAACCTGGGCGACCCCGAGACGCTCGCCGCCTGGAGCGCGCTGCACGCCCGCCTGCAGGCCGCCGACGCCTACCGCTGGCCGGCGCGGGCCGCCCGCGTGCTGGGGATGCTGGACCTCACGCGCTTTCTGGGGCGCGAGGCCGCCACGCTGTCGGGCGGGGAAAAAACGCGGCTGGCGCTGGCCCTGGCCCTGGCCAGCGAGCCCGACCTGCTGCTGCTGGACGAACCCACCAACCACCTCGACATCCGCATGCGCGAGTGGCTGGAGGGGTACTTGCGCGACTTCCGGGGCGGCGTGGTGCTCACCAGCCACGACCGCGATTTTCTGGACGCCGTGGCCACCCGCAGTCTGTGGCTGGAAGGCGGCGAAGGTGTGGGCTACCCCGGCGGCTACTCCCGCGCCCGCGCCCAGCGCGAACTTGAACGGCGCACCCAGAGCCGCGCAGCCCGGCTGGGCGAGCAGGAAGCCGCGCGGCTGGCGGGCAGTGTGGACACCCTGGACCGCTGGGGCCGCCGCTCGCGCGCCCTGAAAACCCGCGCCGAACGGGTGGCCGTGCCCGAAGCCCCGCTGCCCGAACGCCAGATTCGCATGCGGCTGCTCTCGGGCACCGCCCGCGCGCCGCTGGTGGCCTGGGGACAGCACCTGTCCAAGACCTATGGCGAGCGCGCCGTGCTGCAAGGCGCTGCCTTTCGCCTGCGTCAGGGCGACCGCGTGGCCCTGATGGGCGCCAACGGCACCGGCAAGACCACCCTGATGCGCCTGCTCTCGGGTGAACTGCACCCCGACCCGCCGACACCTGACCCCCTGACCGGCGAGCGCGGCCCCGAACCGCTGCTGCGCGTGGCAAATGGCGTGACGGTCGCCAGCCTGGACCAGACGTGGCATGGCCTGACCCCCGGTGAGGGCCTGCACGCGCAGTTCGAGCGCCGCTTTGGCCGGCAGGCGAACGCCCTGCTGGGCCGCGCGGGCTTTGGGGCGGCCGACTGGCCCAAACGCCCTGAAGAACTCTCGGGCGGTGAGCGGGCGCGCGCGGGGCTGGCGCTGGTGAGCGGTCTGCGCGCCGACCTCCTGCTGCTGGATGAACCCACCAACCACCTGGACGTGGAGGCCCTGCAGGCCCTGGAAGGCGCGGTGCAGGGCTACGGCGGCGCCGTGGTGATCGTCACCCACGACCGCCGCTTTGCCCGCGAGGTCGCCACCCGCCTGTGGCTGATCGAGGACGGAACGCTGCGCGAGGTGGGCGGCTGGGGCAGCCGCGAGTATCTGGACCCGGCCGCCACCCTGCAGGGCGACCCACCGCCCTCTCCACCGCCGCCCACGCCCCGCCAGCGCCTGCCGGCCCTGGAAGCGCAACTGAGCACCATCCGCGCCGAACTGGACCGTCCCCCCGGCACCCTGACCGGCCGCGAGGAAGCCCGTCTGCGCGCCCAGGCCCACGCGCTGCAGCAGACGCTGTATGGCCTGTATGCCCAGGTCTGGGAAGCCCCCCAGTACGACGCCCAGGTGCGCGAGCCCCCGCTGACCGTGCGGGCGCAGCGCTTTGGTGAGGAGGGCGGCATGTTCTGGGCCGCCCACAACGAGGGCTGCGCGCACCTCGCCTGGGACGGCTACACGCTGCGCTGGAACGGCGAGCCGCCCGCGTGGTACGGCGCCGCGCTGCTGGGCGGGACGCTGCGCATTCTGTTTGAGCACTGGAACGTGGGCCGCGTGGAACTGGGCGACGACGGTCTGCGGCTGACCCGCCGCGCGTATTTCGAGCGGCTGGGGTTGGTCCCGGTGCGCCGCCTTTGA
- a CDS encoding ArsR/SmtB family transcription factor, protein MSSIKVSPHTFQALADPHRLQMVELLRHAPLTVGELAGRLGLRQPQASKHLKVLSDAGLVELRPQANRRICHLRPEPFQALDNWLGTFQQLWEERFDRLDAYLQQLQAPPADSPAPPDPTGETP, encoded by the coding sequence GTGAGTTCAATCAAGGTCAGTCCGCATACCTTTCAGGCCCTCGCTGATCCGCACCGGCTGCAGATGGTGGAACTGCTCCGGCATGCCCCGCTGACCGTGGGCGAACTGGCCGGGCGCCTTGGCCTGCGGCAACCCCAGGCGTCCAAGCATTTAAAGGTGCTGAGCGACGCCGGACTGGTGGAACTGCGCCCACAGGCCAACCGCCGCATCTGTCATCTGCGCCCCGAACCGTTTCAGGCCCTGGACAACTGGCTGGGCACGTTCCAGCAGCTCTGGGAAGAGCGCTTTGACCGACTGGACGCCTACCTTCAGCAGCTGCAGGCCCCGCCCGCCGATTCGCCCGCCCCCCCAGACCCCACAGGAGAGACCCCATGA
- a CDS encoding SRPBCC domain-containing protein codes for MTSAAPTLTHRIEQDKELVLERTFQAPRELVFQAFTTPEHLRQWWGPRGWTLIHNDLDLRPGGRWHYCMKCEDPAQGDFYGMESWGLAVYDEIRAPEELVYTDYFSDAEGTINDALPATRSVVTFEDLGGATRVVSRSTYATPEALKAVLDMGMLQGISETWDRLAEHLQAQ; via the coding sequence ATGACCAGCGCTGCCCCCACCCTGACCCACCGAATTGAACAAGACAAGGAACTCGTGCTGGAGCGCACCTTCCAGGCGCCGCGTGAGCTGGTCTTCCAGGCCTTCACCACGCCCGAGCACCTGCGCCAGTGGTGGGGTCCGCGCGGCTGGACCCTCATTCACAACGACCTGGACCTGCGCCCCGGGGGCCGCTGGCACTACTGCATGAAGTGCGAGGACCCTGCGCAGGGCGACTTCTACGGCATGGAATCCTGGGGGCTGGCCGTTTACGACGAGATCCGCGCGCCCGAAGAGTTGGTCTACACCGACTACTTCTCGGACGCCGAGGGCACCATCAACGACGCCCTGCCCGCCACCCGCAGCGTGGTGACTTTTGAAGACCTGGGCGGCGCCACCCGCGTGGTCAGCCGCTCTACCTACGCCACCCCCGAAGCCCTGAAGGCCGTGCTGGACATGGGCATGCTCCAGGGCATCTCGGAGACCTGGGACCGCCTGGCCGAGCACCTGCAGGCCCAGTAA